The Paraburkholderia sabiae genome includes a region encoding these proteins:
- a CDS encoding GAF domain-containing protein, with protein MNATFEPSLQPFLKLAQAHAHETQPATLYRALDTVLADTIGHTLFTILRYDDTTHESARIYSNMPAAYPTSTSKPLSGGDWVETVLTRGEAFIGKTPDDLRAVFADHELIASLGCESVLNVPVRWKGRTLASLNLLHTRAWYRDDHVPLAQSLAQFALPALLDCD; from the coding sequence ATGAATGCGACTTTCGAACCTTCTCTCCAGCCGTTCTTGAAGCTGGCTCAGGCACACGCGCATGAAACGCAGCCCGCCACGCTTTATCGCGCGCTCGATACCGTTCTTGCCGATACGATCGGGCATACGCTCTTCACGATTCTGCGTTACGACGATACGACGCACGAATCGGCGCGCATCTATAGCAACATGCCCGCTGCGTATCCGACTTCGACGAGCAAGCCGCTGTCGGGCGGCGATTGGGTCGAGACGGTGCTGACGCGCGGCGAAGCGTTCATCGGTAAAACGCCCGACGATCTGCGCGCGGTGTTCGCCGATCATGAACTGATCGCGTCGCTCGGATGCGAAAGCGTGCTGAACGTGCCCGTGCGCTGGAAAGGACGCACGCTCGCGTCGCTCAATCTGCTGCATACGCGTGCGTGGTATCGCGACGATCATGTACCGCTCGCGCAATCGCTTGCACAGTTTGCGTTGCCCGCCTTGCTCGACTGCGACTGA
- a CDS encoding MlaC/ttg2D family ABC transporter substrate-binding protein, with protein MRSRFLAAVLFLTMLAFGGTASAQSVDSSDPQLLVKTVTQQVLDEVHTRAIDPSDIPRIMDIVNRDILPYIDFEHTTQLALARYWRTATPEQQKELVQQFKMLLIHLYSGALAQLKPDQKMEYPPMRVSSSDTDAVVRTIALTNAQPVEIDYRLRKTPQGWRVYDLNVMGAWLVQTYRQQFGETIQQSGVDGLLKFLTDRNQQLASGKQ; from the coding sequence ATGAGATCGCGATTTCTCGCCGCCGTCCTGTTCCTCACGATGCTTGCGTTCGGCGGTACGGCATCGGCGCAGAGCGTCGACAGTTCCGATCCGCAGCTGCTGGTCAAGACCGTGACGCAGCAGGTGCTCGACGAGGTTCACACGCGCGCAATCGACCCGTCGGATATCCCGCGCATCATGGATATCGTGAATCGCGACATCCTCCCGTATATCGACTTCGAGCACACGACGCAGCTTGCCTTGGCGCGTTACTGGCGCACGGCCACGCCGGAGCAGCAGAAGGAACTCGTGCAACAGTTCAAGATGCTGCTGATTCACCTGTATTCGGGCGCGCTCGCGCAGCTCAAGCCCGATCAGAAAATGGAATATCCGCCGATGCGCGTCTCGTCATCGGATACGGACGCCGTCGTGCGCACGATTGCTCTCACGAATGCCCAGCCCGTCGAAATCGACTACCGTCTGCGCAAGACGCCGCAAGGCTGGCGCGTCTACGACCTCAACGTGATGGGCGCGTGGCTGGTGCAGACGTATCGTCAGCAGTTCGGCGAGACGATCCAGCAAAGCGGCGTCGATGGATTGCTGAAGTTTCTGACCGACCGCAATCAGCAGCTCGCGTCGGGCAAGCAGTAA
- a CDS encoding ATP adenylyltransferase family protein, with product MEPPHFDPAELWPAIERQTAHALQCGALQPIDTVQDVIESDGVRFIVRQVSSLTRKEQQRLQARKLQAEKQVPVNPFLPYEPDLFVADISATHLALLNKFNVIDHHLLIVTRDFQRQDALLTLADFEALMRCMAGFDGIGFYNAGPEAGASQPHKHLQIVPLPLGDSEPPVPVAPLLAQAVAEGPTARVPGLPFRHAFARVALDDVAPDAAAQIAFASYRALLEAAGVGTVATGGEPCHATPYNLLVTRRWMLLVPRSTERVEGVSVNALGFAGSLFVRDAAHLELIERLGPMNVLQRVALP from the coding sequence ATGGAACCCCCACACTTCGATCCCGCCGAGCTGTGGCCCGCCATCGAAAGGCAAACGGCGCACGCTCTACAGTGCGGCGCGCTGCAACCGATCGACACCGTGCAGGACGTCATCGAAAGCGACGGCGTGCGTTTCATCGTGCGGCAGGTGTCGAGCCTCACGCGCAAGGAACAGCAGCGTCTGCAGGCGCGCAAGCTTCAGGCCGAAAAGCAGGTGCCCGTCAATCCGTTTCTTCCGTACGAACCCGACCTCTTCGTCGCCGATATCTCGGCTACGCATCTCGCGTTGCTCAACAAGTTCAACGTCATCGATCATCATCTGCTGATCGTCACGCGCGATTTTCAACGACAGGACGCGCTGCTGACGCTTGCGGATTTCGAAGCGCTGATGCGCTGCATGGCGGGATTCGACGGCATCGGGTTCTACAACGCCGGTCCCGAAGCGGGCGCGAGCCAGCCGCACAAGCATCTGCAGATCGTGCCGTTGCCGCTCGGCGATAGCGAGCCGCCCGTGCCCGTCGCGCCGCTGCTCGCGCAGGCCGTTGCCGAAGGTCCGACGGCTCGCGTGCCGGGCTTGCCGTTTCGTCATGCGTTTGCGCGCGTCGCGCTCGACGATGTTGCGCCCGACGCGGCCGCTCAAATCGCGTTTGCGTCCTACCGTGCGCTACTGGAAGCGGCGGGCGTCGGCACAGTCGCAACCGGAGGCGAGCCGTGTCACGCGACGCCATACAACCTGCTCGTCACGCGACGCTGGATGCTGCTCGTCCCGCGTTCGACGGAGCGCGTGGAAGGCGTGTCCGTGAATGCGCTGGGGTTCGCGGGTTCGCTGTTCGTGCGCGACGCGGCGCATCTCGAACTGATCGAGCGGCTGGGTCCGATGAACGTGCTGCAACGCGTCGCGCTGCCTTAG
- a CDS encoding DUF1269 domain-containing protein — protein MRRLYFLAPDTSTAKAIVDDLLRARITWRHIHVLANHSVTLEALPQASLLQSSDVVHALERGVALGGATGALLGLVALAFPPAELAIAGGAVVMLALAGAGFGAWTATMIGVNEPNTRLERFREAIRAGQLLIMADVPGSREHEIEQLIAQHVPRADLEGAEPTTPIFP, from the coding sequence ATGAGACGCCTTTATTTCCTCGCCCCCGACACATCCACGGCCAAAGCGATCGTCGACGATCTGCTGCGCGCGCGTATCACATGGCGGCACATCCACGTGCTCGCCAATCACAGCGTCACACTCGAAGCCCTGCCGCAAGCCTCTTTGCTGCAAAGCAGCGACGTCGTGCACGCACTGGAACGCGGCGTGGCGCTCGGCGGCGCGACGGGCGCGCTGCTCGGCCTTGTCGCGCTGGCATTCCCGCCTGCGGAACTGGCGATTGCAGGCGGCGCCGTCGTCATGCTGGCGCTGGCAGGCGCGGGTTTCGGTGCATGGACGGCAACGATGATCGGCGTCAACGAGCCGAACACGCGGCTCGAACGCTTCCGCGAAGCAATACGCGCGGGCCAGCTGCTGATCATGGCGGACGTGCCCGGATCGCGCGAACACGAGATCGAACAACTGATCGCGCAGCATGTGCCACGGGCCGATCTCGAAGGCGCTGAACCGACCACGCCGATCTTCCCCTGA
- a CDS encoding DMT family transporter, which produces MRKTLDGLAVSSMVLLCLIWGLQQPAMKSIAADVAPLLQVSLRSGVAAVLVWVFGRLIVRDKWLKGVALMPGAIVGVLFAAEFLFVAEGLRWTTASHMAVFLYTAPMFAAVGLQLALPSERMTRAQWAGIAVSFVGIVVTFTGPGAGASAGPSAPNWMLGDLLGICAGAAWGLTTVAVRATRLSEAPATQTLFYQLVWAFVVLLPFALLSGQYAFHGTTLVWASLGFQAVVVCFFSYVAWFYLLRVYLASRLGVLSFMAPLFGVVLGALLLHERLDPTFLAGAALVLAGMFVVNGREWLKYVFARQRRDGKVGSA; this is translated from the coding sequence ATGAGAAAGACTCTGGACGGCCTGGCCGTGTCAAGCATGGTGTTGCTGTGCCTGATCTGGGGGCTGCAACAGCCTGCGATGAAATCGATTGCGGCCGACGTCGCGCCGCTGCTTCAGGTATCGCTGCGCTCCGGCGTCGCCGCCGTGCTGGTCTGGGTGTTCGGCCGGCTGATCGTGCGCGACAAGTGGCTCAAGGGCGTCGCGCTGATGCCGGGAGCGATAGTCGGCGTGCTGTTTGCCGCCGAGTTTCTGTTCGTCGCCGAAGGGCTGCGCTGGACCACGGCGTCGCATATGGCCGTGTTCCTGTACACGGCGCCGATGTTCGCCGCCGTCGGCCTGCAACTGGCGCTGCCTTCCGAACGCATGACGCGGGCGCAATGGGCGGGGATCGCGGTTTCGTTCGTGGGCATCGTGGTCACGTTCACGGGTCCGGGCGCAGGCGCAAGCGCAGGGCCGTCGGCGCCCAACTGGATGCTGGGCGACCTGCTCGGCATCTGCGCAGGCGCTGCGTGGGGCCTGACGACGGTCGCCGTGCGCGCGACGCGTCTGAGCGAAGCGCCCGCCACGCAGACGCTGTTCTATCAGCTGGTGTGGGCCTTCGTCGTATTGCTGCCGTTCGCGCTGTTGTCGGGGCAATACGCGTTTCATGGCACGACGCTCGTATGGGCGAGCCTGGGGTTTCAGGCGGTCGTCGTGTGCTTCTTCAGCTATGTCGCGTGGTTCTATCTGCTGCGCGTGTATCTCGCGTCGCGGCTCGGCGTGCTGTCGTTCATGGCGCCGCTGTTCGGTGTCGTGCTGGGCGCGCTGCTGCTGCATGAACGGCTCGATCCGACGTTTCTCGCGGGCGCGGCGCTCGTACTGGCCGGCATGTTCGTCGTCAATGGGCGCGAGTGGCTGAAATACGTGTTTGCGCGGCAACGGCGCGATGGCAAGGTCGGGTCGGCTTAA
- a CDS encoding LysR family transcriptional regulator, with translation MSFRSLDLNLLKVFEALMTEGAVTRAATKLSLTQPAVSNALSRLREAFDDPLFIRNGAGVAPTQRAMALWGPVGDSLSRIRAALDEETFSPGNAEVSFSLSMSDYVAGIVMPRLIERFSADAPRLQWHTVPNILLDVPELLEGNRVDCVIGVYVNETLPPAHIRSRSLWTVDYACLMRRGHPLAAPGRLTTRRFLNARHVDISLAGQTAPSFDSFLASRGMKRNLVATVNHYTVACEIVRASDLIAVLPRDLCERGGMDGELVSVRAPLEAPDRVISLFWHQRNETVPAHRWLRDQLVDMFASPKL, from the coding sequence ATGAGCTTCCGTTCGCTCGATCTGAACCTGCTGAAGGTCTTCGAAGCCTTGATGACGGAAGGCGCCGTCACGCGGGCCGCCACCAAGCTGTCGCTGACGCAGCCCGCCGTCAGCAATGCGCTGAGCCGCCTGCGCGAGGCTTTCGACGATCCGCTGTTCATCCGCAATGGCGCCGGCGTCGCGCCGACGCAGCGGGCGATGGCGCTATGGGGGCCCGTCGGCGATTCGTTGAGCCGCATTCGCGCGGCGCTCGACGAAGAGACGTTTTCGCCCGGCAATGCCGAGGTGAGTTTCAGCCTGTCGATGTCGGACTACGTGGCGGGCATCGTGATGCCGCGCCTGATCGAACGGTTCAGCGCGGACGCACCGCGCCTGCAGTGGCATACGGTGCCGAACATCCTGCTCGATGTGCCGGAGTTGCTCGAAGGCAATCGTGTCGATTGCGTGATCGGCGTCTATGTGAACGAGACGCTGCCGCCCGCGCACATCCGTTCGCGCTCGCTGTGGACCGTCGATTACGCGTGCCTGATGCGGCGCGGTCATCCGCTGGCGGCGCCGGGACGCCTGACGACGCGGCGCTTTCTGAATGCGCGTCACGTCGATATCAGTCTTGCCGGGCAGACCGCGCCGTCATTCGACAGCTTTCTTGCTTCGCGTGGAATGAAGCGCAACCTGGTCGCGACGGTCAATCACTACACGGTCGCGTGCGAGATCGTCCGTGCAAGCGACCTGATCGCCGTGCTGCCGCGCGACCTGTGCGAACGCGGCGGCATGGACGGCGAACTCGTGAGCGTGCGCGCGCCGCTCGAAGCCCCCGATCGCGTGATCAGCCTGTTCTGGCATCAGCGCAACGAGACGGTTCCCGCGCATCGCTGGTTACGCGATCAACTGGTCGATATGTTCGCGTCGCCGAAGTTGTGA
- a CDS encoding zinc-dependent alcohol dehydrogenase family protein — protein sequence MSRVIRFHRIGGPEVLQIEDIDVPAPGAHEVQIDVKAIGINRAEVMYRTGEYTIVPNFPAILGYEASGIVAAVGSGVKDVAVGDAVSVVPAFSFADYGMYGERVNAPAHAVVKNPPSLSFEDAAATWMMFTTAYGALIEIGRLQAGETVLIGAASSSVGLAAIQIANMVGAVPVALTRSDKKRDALLAAGAAHVIAGDGSDLPQQVTALTQGRGARIAFDPVGGPAAAYQLKALCANGIFFQYGALDTRDIPVPVMDLLSKDLTVRGYRLFEITGDAQKLAHAKRFITDGLASGALKPSIDRIFGFTEMADAHRYMEAGAQVGKIVVKV from the coding sequence ATGTCCCGAGTCATCCGTTTTCATCGCATCGGCGGTCCCGAAGTGCTGCAGATCGAGGACATCGATGTGCCCGCGCCCGGCGCGCACGAAGTGCAGATCGACGTCAAGGCAATCGGCATCAATCGCGCCGAAGTCATGTATCGAACGGGCGAATACACGATCGTCCCGAACTTTCCCGCGATACTCGGCTACGAAGCGTCGGGTATCGTCGCGGCAGTGGGCAGCGGCGTGAAGGATGTTGCGGTCGGCGATGCGGTAAGCGTCGTGCCCGCATTCTCGTTCGCGGATTACGGCATGTATGGCGAACGCGTGAATGCGCCCGCTCATGCTGTGGTGAAGAATCCGCCGTCGTTATCCTTCGAGGACGCTGCCGCGACGTGGATGATGTTCACCACGGCTTACGGCGCGCTGATCGAAATCGGCCGCTTGCAGGCGGGCGAAACGGTGCTGATCGGCGCGGCGTCGAGCAGCGTCGGACTTGCGGCGATCCAGATCGCGAACATGGTCGGGGCCGTTCCCGTCGCGTTGACACGCAGCGACAAAAAGCGCGATGCGCTTCTGGCGGCAGGCGCCGCGCATGTCATTGCCGGCGACGGTTCGGACCTGCCGCAGCAGGTGACGGCGCTGACGCAAGGGCGGGGCGCGCGAATCGCCTTCGATCCCGTCGGCGGCCCGGCGGCCGCGTATCAGCTGAAGGCGCTGTGCGCGAACGGCATTTTCTTCCAGTACGGCGCGCTCGATACGCGGGACATTCCTGTGCCCGTGATGGATCTGCTGTCGAAGGATTTGACGGTGCGCGGCTATCGGCTGTTCGAAATTACCGGCGATGCGCAGAAACTGGCGCATGCGAAACGGTTCATCACGGATGGCCTGGCGTCGGGCGCGCTGAAGCCTTCCATCGACCGCATTTTCGGCTTCACGGAAATGGCCGACGCGCATCGTTACATGGAAGCGGGCGCGCAGGTCGGGAAGATCGTCGTGAAGGTATGA
- a CDS encoding metal-dependent hydrolase family protein, with translation MESILFTNAGVLDVERGEVREAHHVLVENGLVKEVSDKPLKSAAARQIDLRGKTLMPGLIDLHVHVVAVQLNLSQQVHMPNVLVTLRSVPIMRSMLRRGFTTVRDAGGAGYPHKQAVESGLAVGPRLFVAGRALSQTGGHGDMRARSDYLGDSAPCGCCVRVGALARVADGVDEVRRAAREELQMGADHLKIMASGGVASPTDPVGAFGYAEDEVRAIVEEARARHTYVMAHAYTAEAIARVVRWGVRTIEHGNLVDASTAKLMAEMGAYVVPTLVTYEALASEGAQYGLGEESVAKIEDVREAGLRSLEIYRDAGVKMGFGSDLLGPSQRLQSDEFRIRAEILGNAATLACATTTAAEVLGLLDKLGRIAAGAWADMIVVDGDPLRDISCLLGQGERIPLVMKGGAIEFDELPR, from the coding sequence GTGGAAAGCATTCTGTTCACGAACGCAGGCGTGCTCGATGTCGAGCGTGGTGAAGTGCGGGAAGCGCATCACGTGCTCGTCGAAAACGGCCTCGTCAAGGAAGTGTCCGACAAGCCGCTGAAAAGCGCGGCTGCGCGCCAGATCGACCTACGCGGCAAGACGTTGATGCCGGGCCTGATCGATCTGCATGTGCACGTCGTCGCGGTGCAGTTGAACCTGTCGCAGCAGGTGCACATGCCGAACGTGCTCGTCACGCTGCGCTCCGTGCCCATCATGCGGTCGATGCTGCGACGCGGCTTCACGACCGTGCGCGATGCGGGCGGCGCAGGCTATCCGCACAAACAGGCCGTGGAAAGCGGGCTCGCCGTGGGACCGCGCCTCTTCGTCGCGGGCCGCGCGCTCAGTCAGACGGGCGGCCATGGCGACATGCGCGCGCGTTCCGATTATCTCGGCGACAGCGCGCCTTGCGGTTGCTGCGTGCGCGTCGGCGCACTGGCGCGTGTTGCCGACGGCGTCGATGAAGTGCGCCGCGCGGCGCGCGAAGAATTACAGATGGGCGCCGATCATCTGAAGATCATGGCATCGGGCGGCGTCGCTTCGCCGACGGATCCCGTCGGTGCATTCGGCTATGCGGAAGACGAAGTGCGGGCGATCGTCGAAGAAGCGCGCGCACGTCATACCTATGTGATGGCGCACGCGTACACAGCCGAGGCGATTGCGCGCGTCGTGCGCTGGGGCGTGCGCACGATCGAGCACGGCAATCTCGTCGATGCCTCCACAGCAAAACTGATGGCGGAGATGGGCGCTTATGTCGTGCCGACGCTCGTCACGTACGAAGCGCTGGCCTCGGAAGGCGCGCAATACGGGCTCGGCGAAGAAAGCGTGGCGAAGATCGAAGATGTGCGCGAAGCCGGGTTGCGCTCGCTGGAAATCTATCGCGACGCGGGCGTGAAGATGGGTTTCGGTTCGGATCTGCTCGGACCGTCGCAGCGTCTTCAGAGCGACGAATTCCGTATCCGCGCAGAAATACTCGGCAATGCCGCGACACTCGCGTGCGCGACGACGACGGCCGCCGAAGTGCTTGGCCTGCTGGACAAGCTCGGCCGCATTGCGGCGGGCGCATGGGCCGACATGATCGTCGTGGACGGCGACCCGTTGCGCGATATCTCCTGCCTGCTCGGGCAAGGCGAACGCATCCCCCTCGTGATGAAAGGCGGTGCGATCGAGTTCGACGAATTGCCGCGTTGA
- a CDS encoding MFS transporter, with product MSNVSARIERLPFGRFHGHLLLMGGLGYAFDAMDAAAVAFVLPVLRNDWGLSSVQTGVLGSGNFIGFFFGALLAGTLGDLIGRRKVMMSALLIYCVASVVSAMTDSWPTFLAARIVAGMGTGAESAIIAPYLAEFVAKRYRGIFTGALAGFFSFGFVAAALLGYFIVPAFPYGWRVVLLITAVPILMLLWWRRSLPESPRWLESRGRTDEAKRVLDGIEASFAARGITLPEPESGGPRGEPALPTGTLTSNFRALWARRQARITTMTWLMWLSITFSYYAFFTWIPGLLVQHGMSITRSFGYSVAMYVAQVPGYFSASWFNERIGRQATIATYMLFGCACALGMAFASTNGEIMAAGIGLSFFMNGTYAGVYAYTAEVFPTAVRTTGAGTASAIGRIGAIVSPILVGYLYPRFGFAGVFGVTTVVLLLGAIAVVVMGVPTRGRSLEDIAAGEAA from the coding sequence GTGTCAAACGTTTCTGCACGTATCGAGCGCCTTCCGTTTGGACGCTTCCATGGACACCTGCTGCTGATGGGCGGACTCGGCTACGCGTTCGATGCGATGGACGCCGCCGCCGTCGCCTTCGTTCTGCCCGTGCTGCGCAACGACTGGGGCTTGTCCAGTGTGCAGACGGGCGTGCTCGGCAGCGGCAACTTCATCGGCTTCTTCTTCGGCGCGCTGCTCGCGGGCACGCTCGGCGATCTGATCGGTCGTCGCAAGGTGATGATGTCGGCGCTGCTGATCTACTGCGTCGCGTCCGTCGTCAGCGCGATGACGGATTCGTGGCCGACCTTCCTCGCCGCCCGCATCGTCGCGGGAATGGGAACGGGCGCGGAGAGCGCCATCATCGCGCCCTACCTCGCCGAGTTCGTCGCGAAACGCTATCGCGGCATCTTCACGGGCGCACTGGCCGGCTTCTTCTCGTTCGGTTTCGTGGCGGCCGCGCTGCTCGGTTATTTCATCGTGCCCGCGTTCCCCTACGGCTGGCGCGTCGTGTTGCTGATCACCGCCGTGCCGATCCTGATGTTGCTGTGGTGGCGCCGTTCGTTGCCCGAGTCACCGCGCTGGCTGGAAAGCCGTGGACGTACGGATGAAGCGAAGCGCGTGCTCGACGGAATCGAGGCGAGCTTCGCGGCGCGCGGCATTACACTGCCCGAACCCGAGAGCGGCGGCCCGCGTGGCGAGCCGGCGCTGCCGACGGGCACGCTCACGTCGAACTTCCGCGCACTGTGGGCGCGCCGCCAGGCACGCATCACGACGATGACATGGCTGATGTGGCTGTCGATCACGTTCAGCTACTACGCGTTCTTCACGTGGATTCCCGGCCTGCTCGTGCAGCACGGCATGAGCATTACGCGCAGCTTCGGGTATTCCGTCGCGATGTATGTCGCGCAGGTGCCGGGTTACTTCAGCGCGTCGTGGTTCAACGAGCGCATCGGACGACAGGCGACGATTGCCACATACATGCTGTTCGGCTGCGCATGCGCGCTCGGGATGGCGTTCGCGAGCACCAACGGCGAGATCATGGCGGCGGGCATCGGCCTGTCGTTCTTCATGAACGGCACCTATGCGGGCGTCTATGCGTACACGGCCGAAGTGTTTCCCACCGCCGTGCGCACGACGGGCGCGGGCACGGCTTCGGCAATCGGCCGCATCGGCGCGATCGTATCGCCGATTCTCGTCGGCTATCTGTATCCGCGCTTCGGCTTCGCGGGCGTGTTCGGCGTGACGACCGTCGTGCTGCTGCTCGGCGCAATCGCGGTCGTTGTGATGGGCGTGCCGACGCGCGGCCGCTCGCTCGAAGATATTGCGGCGGGAGAAGCGGCATGA
- a CDS encoding adenosine-specific kinase yields the protein MQLSAVTVVKPETTNFILGQSHFIKSVEDIHEALVGTVPGIKFGLAFCEASGKRLVRRSGTDEALIDMASQNALNVAAGHSFFVFLGDGFFPVNVLNVLKAVPEVCRLFCATANPVEVLVAETDQGRGIVGVIDGFSPLGVEGAEDVQWRKDLLRTIGYKL from the coding sequence ATGCAACTGTCCGCTGTCACCGTCGTCAAGCCCGAAACGACCAACTTCATCCTCGGGCAATCTCACTTCATCAAATCCGTCGAGGATATTCACGAGGCGCTCGTCGGCACCGTGCCCGGCATCAAGTTCGGCCTCGCGTTCTGCGAGGCGTCGGGCAAGCGGCTCGTGCGGCGCTCGGGCACCGACGAAGCATTGATCGACATGGCAAGCCAGAACGCCCTGAACGTCGCGGCGGGCCACAGCTTCTTCGTGTTCCTCGGCGACGGCTTTTTTCCCGTCAACGTGCTGAATGTGCTGAAAGCCGTGCCCGAGGTCTGTCGCCTTTTCTGCGCGACGGCGAATCCCGTCGAAGTACTGGTGGCCGAAACGGATCAGGGACGCGGCATCGTCGGCGTGATCGACGGATTTTCGCCGCTCGGTGTGGAGGGCGCCGAAGACGTGCAATGGCGCAAGGATCTGTTGCGCACGATCGGCTACAAACTCTGA
- a CDS encoding metallophosphoesterase family protein, which produces MTLLLQISDPHFGTERHEVVEALLQLAARTQPDLAVLSGDITQRARRSQFAAARAFVDRLGAMPSLVIPGNHDLPLFNMFTRVLCPFANHRRVFGTNLEPQFESRELLVIGVNSARRSRHTEGEVSMEQIERVAQRLERATPLQLRVVVAHHPVASATADDARHLLYRREPAVRRWAQAGVDLIVGGHIHLPYVQPLAERMEIARPVWAVQAGTALSTRVRGQVPNSVNLIRYDAAETGTRQAVVARYDYEDASKTFVPVAQHELDLATSR; this is translated from the coding sequence ATGACGCTGCTGCTCCAGATCTCCGATCCGCACTTCGGCACCGAGCGGCACGAGGTTGTCGAAGCGCTGCTGCAGCTTGCCGCGCGCACGCAGCCGGATCTCGCCGTGCTGTCCGGCGATATCACGCAGCGCGCGCGGCGCAGCCAGTTTGCGGCGGCGCGCGCGTTCGTCGATCGACTCGGGGCAATGCCTTCGCTCGTGATACCGGGCAATCACGACCTGCCGCTCTTCAATATGTTCACACGCGTGCTGTGTCCGTTTGCGAACCATCGACGTGTGTTTGGGACGAATCTCGAACCGCAGTTCGAATCGCGCGAACTGCTCGTGATCGGTGTGAACTCCGCGCGGCGGTCGCGTCATACGGAAGGCGAAGTGTCGATGGAGCAGATCGAGCGCGTCGCGCAGCGGCTGGAACGCGCGACGCCGTTGCAGTTGCGCGTTGTGGTCGCGCATCATCCGGTGGCGTCGGCAACCGCCGACGATGCGCGTCACCTGCTGTATCGACGCGAGCCGGCAGTCCGCAGATGGGCGCAGGCGGGCGTCGATCTGATCGTCGGCGGACATATCCATCTGCCGTATGTGCAGCCGCTCGCGGAACGCATGGAGATCGCGCGGCCCGTGTGGGCGGTGCAGGCGGGCACGGCCTTATCGACGCGCGTGCGCGGACAGGTGCCCAACTCCGTCAATCTGATCCGTTATGACGCGGCCGAAACGGGCACGCGCCAAGCCGTCGTCGCGCGCTACGACTATGAAGACGCCAGCAAGACGTTCGTGCCCGTTGCGCAGCACGAACTCGATCTGGCGACCAGCCGTTAA